One part of the Sneathia vaginalis genome encodes these proteins:
- the galU gene encoding UTP--glucose-1-phosphate uridylyltransferase GalU — translation MKKIRKAVIPAAGIGSRVLPATKAQPKEMLPIIDKPAMQYLVEELIDSGITEILIITGRNKESIENHFDYSYELESILKEQGKTELLNVVEEISKLANIYYVRQKAPLGLGHAISKAESFVGDEPFVVLLGDDIMYTENMPVTKQLVNKYYEVGGGNILGIQKVAHDQTSKYGIIDIKEQIDDRTYLVKEFVEKPSVDKAPSDYAALGRYVLKPEIFKYLKTIKPGADGEIQLTDAILAMTKDNNPLYAYDFDALRYDTGDKFGMFKANVEFGLRHPELKDRIREYLKGLVGKL, via the coding sequence ATGAAAAAGATTAGAAAGGCTGTAATACCTGCAGCAGGAATAGGAAGTAGAGTATTGCCAGCAACTAAAGCACAACCAAAAGAAATGTTACCTATAATTGATAAGCCTGCTATGCAATATTTAGTTGAAGAATTAATTGATTCAGGGATAACAGAAATTTTAATTATCACTGGTAGAAATAAGGAATCTATAGAAAATCATTTTGATTATTCATATGAATTAGAAAGTATATTAAAGGAACAAGGTAAAACAGAACTTTTAAATGTTGTTGAAGAAATTTCAAAATTAGCTAATATATATTATGTTAGACAAAAAGCACCATTAGGATTAGGACATGCAATTTCAAAAGCAGAAAGCTTTGTTGGTGATGAACCGTTTGTTGTACTATTAGGTGATGACATTATGTATACTGAAAATATGCCAGTAACTAAACAACTTGTCAATAAATATTATGAAGTTGGTGGTGGAAATATATTAGGAATACAAAAAGTTGCTCACGATCAAACAAGTAAGTATGGTATTATTGATATTAAAGAACAAATTGATGATAGAACATATTTAGTTAAAGAATTTGTTGAAAAACCTAGTGTTGATAAGGCACCAAGTGACTATGCGGCATTAGGTAGATATGTTTTAAAACCTGAAATATTTAAATATTTAAAGACAATAAAGCCAGGAGCTGATGGAGAAATACAATTAACAGATGCAATATTAGCAATGACAAAGGATAATAATCCATTATACGCATATGATTTTGATGCTCTAAGATATGATACAGGGGATAAATTTGGTATGTTTAAAGCAAATGTAGAATTTGGTTTAAGACACCCTGAATTAAAGGATAGAATAAGAGAATATTTAAAAGGTCTGGTTGGTAAATTATGA
- a CDS encoding ATP-binding protein codes for MINTKINVGAINRQEINTFLTHKFIAKNMNIVFLGSSGVGKTHLS; via the coding sequence ATGATTAATACAAAGATTAATGTTGGAGCTATAAATAGACAGGAAATAAACACATTCCTTACTCATAAATTTATAGCTAAAAATATGAATATAGTATTCTTAGGATCAAGTGGTGTAGGTAAAACACATCTTTCATAA
- a CDS encoding bifunctional ADP-dependent NAD(P)H-hydrate dehydratase/NAD(P)H-hydrate epimerase codes for MINVTDNIEAKKVDTLLLNEYNYTEDVLIQNAAHSLFNEIDKTVNKYIVAVGPGNNGADGLALAILLHSINKDVKIICKKNMSIYHKIALKIGIPSIEHVQSCDILIDALFGFGFSGPVQGYYKELIDEINEKKDYKIISIDLNTAHINSDCVLMLSTYKQTLLNSSIPKKVLKIGVNEKIYECVSNKYIVDEEYIGSIKKEKNEFCNKSDFGRVKIYAKKGAALLASRASVKSGSGYTYLISDDETRKANLSFNPECINSDTTKYDVICLGPNNGVDFDYASIIYTNLDKKMVIDADALTYISNNLEILDSLTEDCVLTPHPLEFSRISGYDLNEILEKPFEKLEEFGKKYKGTIILKGKNNIIYDGHKFYIVNIGNSKMANAGMGDLLSGMIASYLAQGYKTRDAVIYATYQQAKIGRYLSEKKDTINPTDILSLINNK; via the coding sequence ATGATTAATGTTACAGATAATATTGAAGCTAAAAAGGTAGATACATTACTTTTAAATGAATATAACTATACAGAAGATGTGCTCATACAAAATGCAGCACATTCTCTTTTTAATGAAATAGATAAGACGGTTAATAAGTATATAGTTGCAGTAGGACCTGGTAATAACGGGGCAGATGGGTTAGCATTAGCTATACTGCTACATAGTATTAATAAGGATGTAAAGATAATATGTAAGAAAAATATGTCTATATACCATAAAATTGCTTTAAAAATTGGAATACCTAGTATAGAACATGTACAAAGTTGTGATATTCTAATAGATGCATTATTTGGCTTTGGATTTAGTGGACCAGTTCAGGGGTATTATAAGGAATTAATAGATGAAATAAATGAAAAGAAGGATTATAAGATAATATCTATTGATTTGAATACAGCACATATTAATTCAGATTGTGTATTAATGTTGTCGACATATAAGCAGACGCTACTTAATTCTAGTATACCTAAAAAGGTTTTAAAAATAGGGGTAAATGAAAAGATATATGAGTGTGTAAGTAATAAATATATAGTCGATGAAGAATATATAGGGTCAATAAAAAAAGAGAAAAATGAATTTTGTAATAAGAGTGATTTTGGTAGAGTAAAGATATATGCAAAAAAAGGTGCAGCATTACTTGCAAGTCGTGCAAGTGTAAAATCTGGTTCAGGTTATACTTACCTTATTAGTGATGATGAAACAAGAAAAGCGAATTTATCATTTAATCCAGAATGTATAAATAGTGATACTACAAAATATGATGTAATATGTCTAGGTCCTAATAATGGAGTAGATTTTGATTATGCTTCTATTATATATACAAATCTAGATAAGAAAATGGTTATAGACGCTGATGCACTAACATATATTTCAAATAATTTAGAAATATTAGATAGCTTAACAGAAGACTGTGTATTAACACCACATCCACTAGAGTTTTCACGTATAAGTGGCTATGATTTAAACGAGATATTAGAAAAACCATTTGAAAAACTGGAGGAGTTTGGTAAGAAATACAAAGGAACAATTATACTAAAAGGGAAGAATAATATAATCTATGATGGTCATAAGTTCTATATTGTAAACATAGGTAATAGTAAAATGGCAAATGCAGGTATGGGAGATCTATTATCGGGCATGATAGCTTCATATTTAGCACAAGGGTATAAGACAAGAGATGCAGTAATATATGCAACTTATCAACAAGCAAAAATTGGAAGGTATTTATCAGAAAAAAAGGATACAATAAATCCAACAGATATATTAAGCCTAATAAATAATAAATAG
- the truB gene encoding tRNA pseudouridine(55) synthase TruB, whose translation MEDSKIILINKRHGITSHKVIKEIQAKYGFKKIGHAGTLDPMAQGLIVAMSNNATKLSDLLMKKDKVYFVKMKLGSETDTLDSEGSVIKSMPYEDVTLDKINEAMNKFVGKIKQKPPMYSAIKHNGQKLYKLARQNIVVDIKEREININYIKNIRYNNGVIEFEASVSSGTYIRSLVRDIAYELNTCATMIYLFREQIDIFKAPIGDNVEMYSIHDYFKLNNIVLCDEKIKSILNGMTLNLDKKCDDKMLHCYDKNNRYLGIVDVICRGKIKRSKFFLTREDYEKD comes from the coding sequence ATGGAAGATTCAAAAATAATATTAATTAATAAAAGGCATGGCATAACATCACATAAGGTTATAAAAGAAATACAAGCTAAATATGGCTTTAAAAAAATTGGTCATGCAGGAACATTAGATCCTATGGCACAAGGATTAATAGTAGCTATGAGTAATAACGCAACAAAATTATCGGACTTACTTATGAAAAAAGATAAAGTTTATTTTGTTAAGATGAAGTTGGGTAGTGAAACAGATACACTAGATAGTGAGGGTAGTGTAATTAAAAGTATGCCTTATGAAGATGTTACTTTAGATAAAATAAATGAGGCTATGAATAAATTTGTGGGTAAAATAAAGCAAAAACCACCTATGTATTCAGCAATAAAGCATAATGGGCAAAAGCTATACAAATTAGCAAGACAAAATATAGTGGTAGATATAAAAGAACGTGAAATAAATATAAACTATATCAAAAATATAAGGTATAATAATGGTGTAATTGAGTTTGAAGCCAGTGTATCAAGTGGAACATATATAAGATCATTGGTAAGAGATATTGCGTATGAATTAAATACCTGTGCCACAATGATATATTTATTTAGAGAACAAATTGATATTTTTAAAGCACCAATTGGTGATAATGTTGAAATGTATAGCATACATGACTATTTTAAATTAAATAATATAGTGTTATGTGATGAAAAAATAAAGAGTATATTAAATGGTATGACTTTAAACTTAGATAAAAAGTGTGATGATAAGATGCTACACTGCTATGATAAGAATAATAGATACTTAGGAATAGTAGATGTAATTTGTCGTGGGAAAATAAAAAGAAGTAAGTTCTTTTTAACTAGGGAGGATTATGAAAAAGATTAG